A stretch of Natronospira bacteriovora DNA encodes these proteins:
- a CDS encoding ABC transporter ATP-binding protein, which yields MNEPDKARDAKTVDSALSRAAIGCHNLSRAFSDAGDRVEVLHAVTLAIQPGETAAILGASGSGKSTLLHLLGGLDQPTEGEVWVNGQPMHELSDAERGRLRNRSIGFVYQFHHLLPEFTALENVAMPLLVRREGTALARGAAGELLEAVGLGHRLGHKPGELSGGERQRAAIARALVTRPAVLLADEPTGNLDSRTGEQVADLMLSLNAELGTALVMVTHDRALAARMSTIHELEDGWLKA from the coding sequence ATGAATGAGCCAGACAAGGCGCGGGATGCGAAGACCGTGGACAGTGCCCTGAGCAGGGCGGCCATCGGCTGCCACAATCTCAGCCGGGCCTTCAGCGATGCCGGTGACCGGGTCGAGGTTCTGCACGCGGTAACCCTTGCCATACAACCGGGTGAAACGGCTGCCATTCTCGGGGCCTCCGGATCCGGCAAGAGTACGCTGCTGCACCTGCTCGGCGGTCTCGATCAGCCAACGGAAGGTGAGGTCTGGGTCAACGGCCAGCCCATGCATGAACTCAGTGATGCGGAGCGCGGACGCTTGCGAAATCGTTCCATCGGCTTCGTCTACCAGTTCCATCATCTGCTCCCCGAGTTCACGGCCCTTGAAAATGTGGCCATGCCCTTGCTGGTTCGGCGGGAAGGCACGGCGCTGGCCCGTGGGGCGGCTGGAGAATTACTGGAAGCCGTCGGTCTCGGGCATCGCCTCGGGCACAAGCCGGGGGAGCTGTCGGGTGGGGAACGTCAGCGGGCAGCCATTGCCCGCGCCCTGGTGACACGTCCCGCCGTGCTGCTGGCGGATGAGCCCACGGGCAACCTGGATTCGCGGACCGGCGAGCAGGTGGCGGATCTCATGCTGTCACTGAACGCAGAGTTGGGTACGGCACTGGTTATGGTAACCCATGATCGGGCGCTGGCTGCCCGAATGTCCACTATTCACGAGCTGGAGGATGGCTGGCTCAAGGCCTGA
- a CDS encoding DUF2062 domain-containing protein, with product MPRSFFKRHMPTREILAEYRLFRPFAALLSDPGLWALSRRSTAKAFGVGLFTAWLPIPFQTIVIIALVAFLRVNLPVAILASFISNPISMGPMMVLAYGLGNLMLQQPTRTEDLDFGLAMIWEEVGRVGLPLITGCLTLGVITGVLAAVTINVLWRISLVRRFRTRRARRRLMGIRFRRRKRRKPDGDSA from the coding sequence AGGTCCTTTTTCAAGCGCCATATGCCCACCAGGGAAATCCTGGCGGAGTATCGCCTGTTCAGACCGTTTGCCGCCCTCCTCAGTGACCCGGGTCTGTGGGCCCTGAGCCGCCGCAGTACGGCAAAGGCCTTCGGCGTGGGCCTGTTTACGGCCTGGCTGCCGATCCCCTTTCAGACCATCGTCATCATCGCCCTGGTCGCCTTTCTGCGGGTCAACCTGCCGGTCGCCATCCTGGCCAGCTTCATCTCCAACCCCATCAGCATGGGCCCGATGATGGTGCTGGCCTATGGGCTTGGCAACCTCATGCTGCAACAGCCGACACGCACCGAAGATCTGGATTTTGGCCTGGCCATGATCTGGGAAGAGGTCGGTCGGGTCGGGCTGCCACTGATTACCGGCTGCCTGACGCTGGGGGTGATCACCGGGGTACTGGCCGCGGTGACGATCAATGTCCTGTGGCGGATTTCCCTGGTTCGGCGATTCCGTACCCGGCGGGCCCGGCGACGGCTAATGGGCATCCGTTTCCGAAGACGGAAACGGAGAAAACCGGACGGTGATTCAGCCTGA